A genomic segment from Aspergillus puulaauensis MK2 DNA, chromosome 1, nearly complete sequence encodes:
- a CDS encoding NCBP1 family protein (BUSCO:EOG09260PI1;~COG:A;~EggNog:ENOG410PGW2;~InterPro:IPR016024,IPR016021,IPR027159,IPR015172, IPR015174;~PFAM:PF09088,PF09090;~go_component: GO:0005846 - nuclear cap binding complex [Evidence IEA];~go_function: GO:0000339 - RNA cap binding [Evidence IEA];~go_process: GO:0016070 - RNA metabolic process [Evidence IEA];~go_process: GO:0045292 - mRNA cis splicing, via spliceosome [Evidence IEA];~go_process: GO:0051028 - mRNA transport [Evidence IEA]) gives MADYERRNHGHRGGGRKRRHRDDDDYDRRQRRRYEEPLAVKVRRQLLTIAESAARRAEDDALSIAKSVADNYEDEELRDIFIEIALDLVLEQPLKIPFVATTVLVVNTLKSELAADVLKRTVERFQNHVDTGAWREVKLLLRFLGCLQCIFEGDGVFAVLEELFSRAVDLQTASSEDLIGLELVKIILYTIPYVMASPASGFESQALGLLEKTDIIASTPHTLVDLVNPFGPDTQKSTTVPSIISLLQSQLQAESGRGWELACLPRPWNHVRDVDEEPKRLEDGPKHVFPEIAIPNPVQNGSRAIFPEVYLSVYGDQEIETVPPISDITSSLIRDALVDTINIMDFNRIATAKFLIDLDCYFTPNIFVKRATPFDRLRDLPGDRPTWKPEDVAVDAVFSQLFQLPSPEHKLVYYHSVLTECCKIAPAAIAPSLGRAIRFLYRSLDSIDLDLNHRFLDWFTHHLSNFGFTWKWSEWIEDLELPIVHPRMAFIHGALDKEIRLSFAQRIRGTLPDPYQELITEGKEKDTPDFKYMSDTMPYANEGREIMQLVRKKATDDEVQPLITAIEEQATGLGVESPLLPSTDAFVTAICFVGSKSLSHVLSCIERNKERLLAIGPKSPAARRQIITSVMEYWADQPGIGINIIDKLLNYTIITPLSVIEWALIDQLNAGTILARTHIFEMISATVGKVTNRLRQIVAARTQPGLYEPQLSVLDETLNRENKDMHALFQVIEDSVVSVAGGSNDQLMERGDGSGNLPEDEIIRQWGKRWLRVFRRKSAVEESFITDTMANATPVGTNAPTPPANIEERAPTDAEADGDLDIADAEADGTAYIS, from the exons ATGACTACGACCGTCGCCAGAGACGCAGATATGAAGAGCCTTTGGCTGTCAAAGTTCGGCGGCAGCTTCTCACAATCGCTGAATCG GCCGCTAGAAGGGCGGAGGATGATGCACTAAGTATTGCGAAAAGCGTGGCTGATAAttacgaggatgaggagttAAGGGATATTTTCATTGAGATTGCGCTCGACCT TGTTTTGGAGCAACCGTTAAAAATTCCATTCGTCGCCACAACCGTCCTCGTTGTCAACACATTGAAATCGGAGCTCGCTGCCGACGTCCTGAAACGAACCGTTGAACGCTTCCAAAACCATGTCGATACTGGCGCCTGGCGGGAAGTTAAGCTGCTTTTGCGCTTTCTTGGCTGTTTACAATGCATATTTGAAGGAGACGGTGTCTTTGCGGTCTTGGAGGAGCTATTCTCTCGCGCCGTAGATCTTCAAACAGCTTCTTCCGAAGAC tTAATCGGATTAGAGCTTGTGAAGATTATTCTCTACACGATTCCCTACGTTATGGCCTCCCCAGCTAGCGGGTTCGAAAGCCAAGCACTCGGCCTTTTAGAAAAAACGGACATTATCGCATCCACGCCGCATACGCTTGTGGATTTAGTGAATCCCTTCGGACCCGATACCCAAAAGTCGACCACTGTTCCCAGCATCATTAGCTTACTTCAAAGCCAGCTACAAGCGGAGTCGGGTCGAGGTTGGGAGTTGGCGTGCCTCCCTCGGCCATGGAATCACGTAAGGGATGTGGATGAGGAGCCGAAGCGTCTCGAAGATGGCCCGAAACATGTTTTCCCTGAAATCGCGATACCAAACCCAGTACAAAACGGATCCAGGGCGATTTTCCCAGAGGTTTACCTGTCAGTGTATGGTGACCAGGAAATCGAGACAGTCCCGCCTATATCAGATATCACGTCTTCTCTGATCAGGGATGCCCTAGTTGATACAATCAACATCATGGACTTTAACCGCATTGCAACCGCGAAGTTCTTGATCGACCTCGACTGTTATTTCACACCCAACATCTTTGTGAAACGGGCGACTCCGTTCGATAGATTGCGCGATCTCCCAGGTGATCGCCCAACATGGAAACCGGAGGACGTGGCTGTGGATGCTGTTTTCTCGCAGCTTTTCCAGCTACCCTCCCCTGAACACAAGCTCGTCTATTACCATTCCGTTCTTACAGAATGCTGCAAGATCGCTCCGGCCGCAATTGCACCGAGTTTGGGCCGTGCAATCCGTTTCCTCTACCGTAGTCTCGACTCCATTGACTTAGACCTAAATCATCGATTCTTGGATTGGTTCACACACCACTTGAGCAACTTCGGCTTCACCTGGAAATGGAGTGAATG GATCGAGGACCTGGAGCTTCCCATTGTACATCCGCGGATGGCATTTATTCACGGCGCGCTAGACAAGGAGATCCGACTGAGTTTTGCTCAGCGCATTCGAGGAACGCTTCCAGATCCGTATCAAGAACTTATCAcggaagggaaggaaaaggataCCCCCGATTTCAAATATATGTCTGATA CAATGCCATACGCAAATGAAGGCCGAGAAATTATGCAACTGGTTCGCAAAAAGGCCACTGACGATGAAGTCCAACCCCTCATTACTGCGATAGAAGAGCAAGCAACAGGACTGGGAGTTGAGAGCCCGCTACTGCCTTCAACTGATGCCTTCGTCACTGCCATCTGCTTCGTTGGCTCAAAATCACTCTCTCACGTCCTCTCCTGCATCGAGCGGAACAAGGAACGTCTGCTGGCCATCGGACCAAAATCCCCTGCTGCACGCCGCCAGATAATCACCTCGGTCATGGAGTACTGGGCCGATCAACCTGGGATTGGTATCAACATCATTGACAAACTTCTTAACTACACAATCATAACACCCCTCTCCGTTATCGAATGGGCCCTGATCGACCAGCTAAATGCGGGAACAATCCTTGCAAGGACGCATATATTCGAAATGATATCTGCCACTGTCGGTAAAGTCACCAACCGCCTCCGCCAGATCGTCGCGGCACGCACCCAGCCCGGCCTCTATGAGCCGCAGCTAAGCGTGCTTGACGAGACGCTCAACCGCGAAAACAAAGACATGCATGCACTTTTCCAGGTGATAGAAGATTCTGTCGTCTCAGTCGCTGGGGGCAGCAATGACCAGCTCATGGAACGTGGCGATGGAAGCGGCAATCTGCCGGAGGATGAAATCATCCGCCAATGGGGGAAGCGCTGGCTGCGCGTGTTCCGTCGCAAATCTGCCGTAGAGGAGTCTTTTATCACTGATACCATGGCCAACGCAACGCCCGTGGGGACCAATGCGCCAACTCCACCTGCTAACATTGAGGAGAGAGCGCCCACGGATGCGGAGGCTGATGGAGATTTGGATATTGCGGATGCGGAGGCTGATGGGACCGCTTATATCTCGTGA
- the ERG3_1 gene encoding sterol desaturase family protein (COG:I;~EggNog:ENOG410PG6G;~InterPro:IPR006694;~PFAM:PF04116;~TransMembrane:3 (o85-109i130-147o167-187i);~go_function: GO:0005506 - iron ion binding [Evidence IEA];~go_function: GO:0016491 - oxidoreductase activity [Evidence IEA];~go_process: GO:0008610 - lipid biosynthetic process [Evidence IEA];~go_process: GO:0055114 - oxidation-reduction process [Evidence IEA]) produces the protein MDIALEIWDTVIGDRLYSALLPASLSSSLSVPGFPTATNSTLSLFGATKPFVYEPATQLIYLEPSKYAYMSAWPRNNIYRQFSSFFLIVWIFGFIVYFISATLSYMFIWDKTTVKHPKFLKNQIPMEMAQTMRSMPIMSLLTAPFLVAEVRGYAKLYDTFDEEPFPYYSILQFPLFIAFTDFFIYWIHRGLHHPLIYKTLHKPHHKWIMPSPFASHAFHPIDGWSQSVPYHLFPFIFPLQKAAYVVLFGFINIWTVMIHDGEYVANSPVINGAACHTMHHLYFNYNYGQFTTLWDRMGGSYRKPNEELFRRETKMGEDEWKRQTKEMENILKDVEGDDDRKYLTEETSKKNL, from the exons ATGGATATCGCACTTGAAATCTGGGACACAGTCATCGGGGACCGCCTCTATTCGGCTCTCCTCCCTGCCTCGCTATCCTCGAGTCTCTCCGTCCCCGGTTTCCCGACTGCCACCAACAGCACTCTTTCGCTTTTCGGCGCCACAAAACCGTTTGTCTATGAGCCTGCGACGCAGCTCATTTACTTAGAACCTTCCAAATATGCCTACATGAGCGCGTGGCCGCGAAACAACATCTATCGCCAGTTCTCAAGTTTCTTCCTGATTGTCTG GATTTTCGGCTTTATTGTCTACTTCATTTCCGCAACTCTCTCTTATATGTTCATCTGGGATAAGACGACCGTCAAACATCCGAAATTCCTCAAAAACCAGATCCCTATGGAGATGGCGCAAACTATGCGTTCAATGCCAATCATGTCTTTGTTGACAGCGCCATTCTTAGTAGCTGAGGTTCGGGGTTACGCAAAGCTTTACGATACGTTCGACGAGGAACCGTTCCCCTATTACAGTATTCTGCAATTCCCTCTGTTCATCGCCTTTACCGATTTCTTTATCTACTGGATCCACCGCGGCTTGCATCATCCCCTCATCTATAAGACCTTGCACAAGCCTCACCACAAGTGGATTATGCCTAGTCCCTTTGCGTCCCATGCGTTCCACCCCATTGATGGCTGGTCCCAGAGTGTTCCCTACCACCTCTTCCCGTTCATCTTCCCTCTGCAGAAGGCAGCCTATGTTGTCCTGTTCGGTTTCATCAATATTTGGACTGTCATGATCCACGATGGTGAATATGTCGCCAATAGCCCGGTAATAAACGGGGCAGCCTGCCACACGATGCATCATCTCTACTTCAACTACAACTACGGTCAATTCACTACCTTGTGGGATCGCATGGGCGGCAGCTACCGAAAGCCAAATGAGGAGCTATTCCGTCGTGAGACCAAgatgggcgaggatgagtgGAAGAGGCAGACTAAGGAGATGGAAAACATCCTCAAAGACGTCGAAGGTGACGATGACCGCAAGTACCTCACGGAAGAGACCAGCAAGAAAAACCTTTGA
- the rcoA gene encoding putative transcriptional repressor TupA/RocA (COG:S;~EggNog:ENOG410PFUA;~InterPro:IPR036322,IPR015943,IPR001680,IPR019775, IPR020472,IPR013890,IPR017986;~PFAM:PF12894,PF00400,PF08581;~go_function: GO:0005515 - protein binding [Evidence IEA]), whose protein sequence is MYNAHRGMVPAPNSRLNELLDQLRQEFENQSRSTGEFEHQLTGQLQEMEMIRQKVFQLEQAQMKMKQDYEAEIRMLRHELESRGVQPVSSHVAGPAVHGGPSQAPPPALGHGPSNLFGGIMANQGGSGPGLAPPPPQDQQPPQHTLQQPAPAAQPGAPQPPQGSFGGYQSGTAVNGYGPPPPPTASPGPGKRPRAPPGPATPQQHPLAYPDARGSPHLARPTPPSQAVVRDRPGNMLANWNPDDLPGSQKKEGADWYAVFNPEVQRVLDIELVHHLVHDSVVCCVRFSRDGKYLATGCNRSAQIFDVTTGQNVATLQDENVDKSGDLYIRSVCFSPDGKFLATGAEDKQIRVWDIASRTIKHIFTGHEQDIYSLDFAGNGRYIASGSGDKTVRLWDIVEGKLVYTLSIEDGVTTVAMSPDGLYVAAGSLDKTVRVWDTTTGYLVERLENPDGHKDSVYSVAFAPNGKDLVSGSLDKTIKLWELNLPRAYSGGGKGGKCLRTFEGHKDFVLSVCLTPDGHWVMSGSKDRGVQFWDPITGNAQMMLQGHKNSVISVAPSPTGNLFATGSGDMRARIWRYSAYTGR, encoded by the exons ATGTACAACGCACATCGCGGGATGGTTCCTGCTCCCAACTCTCGCCTAAATGAGTTGCTGGATCAGTTGCGCCAGGAATTTGAAAATCAGTCGAGGAGTACTGGCGAATTCGAGCATCAGT TAACCGGGCAGCTCCAGGAAATGGAGATGATTCGTCAGAAGGTTTTTCAGCTTGAGCAGGCACAAATGAAGATGAAACAAGA TTATGAAGCAGAGATCCGCATGTTGCGACACGAGCTTGAATCGCGTGGCGTCCAACCCGTTTCCTCTCATGTTGCCGGCCCTGCAGTGCACGGTGGTCCTTCTCAGGCGCCCCCGCCTGCATTGGGTCATGGTCCCAGCAATCTGTTTGGTGGTATTATGGCGAATCAAGGAGGTAGTGGCCCCGGTCttgcccctccccctccccagGATCAGCAGCCTCCCCAGCATACCCTTCAACAGCCTGCCCCAGCGGCTCAACCAGGAgcaccacaaccaccgcagGGCTCTTTTGGAGGATATCAGTCTGGCACTGCTGTGAACG GCTACggccctcctccacctcccacAGCCTCGCCCGGACCCGGAAAGCGCCCTCGCGCACCTCCTGGGCCTGCCAccccgcaacagcatccATTAGCGTACCCAGATGCTCGCGGGTCACCACATCTCGCCCGGCCGACCCCTCCAAGTCAAGCAGTCGTCCGCGACCGTCCTGGGAACATGCTCGCCAATTGGAATCCCGATGATTTGCCAGGCTCTCAAAAGAAAGAGGGCGCCGATTGGTACGCTGTTTTCAACCCCGAAGTGCAGCGTGTCCTCGATATCGAACTTGTTCATCACCTCGTGCATGACAGCGTTGTCTGCTGCGTGCGTTTCAGCCGCGACGGCAAATACCTTGCAACTGGATGCAACCGTTCTGCTCAAATCTTCGACGTGACCACCGGCCAGAATGTCGCAACTCTGCAGGATGAAAACGTCGATAAGAGTGGCGATCTCTATATCCGCAGCGTCTGCTTTAGTCCTGATGGCAAGTTCCTAGCAACTGGCGCGGAAGATAAGCAGATCCGA GTTTGGGATATCGCTTCGCGAACCATTAAGCACATCTTTACTGGTCACGAGCAAGATATCTATTCCCTAGACTTTGCAGGCAATGGTCGGTACATTGCCTCTGGTAGCGGGGACAAAACCGTGCGCCTCTGGGATATTGTAGAAGGCAAGCTTGTCTACACCCTCAGTATCGAGGACGGCGTTACCACAGTCGCTATGTCGCCTGATGGCCTTTATGTTGCCGCTGGTTCCCTGGACAAGACTGTACGAGTCTGGGACACTACTACAGGTTATCTCGTTGAGCGTCTTGAGAATCCCGATGGCCACAAGGACAGCGTGTACTCCGTTGCTTTTGCACCGAACGGAAAGGACCTTGTCAGTGGCAGTTTAGACAAGACCATCAAACTCTGGGAACTTAACCTGCCTCGCGCATACAGTGGTGGCGGGAAGGGCGGAAAGTGTCTTCGGACCTTTGAAGGCCACAAG GACTTCGTTCTTAGTGTCTGTTTGACTCCCGATGGCCACTGGGTAATGAGCGGCTCTAAGGATAGAGGCGTTCAGTTTTGGGATCCGATCACTGGAAATGCGCAGATGATGCTTCAAGGACACAAAAACTCTG TTATCTCAGTTGCTCCCAGCCCTACTGGTAACCTGTTTGCCACTGGCAGTGGTGACATGCGTGCCAGAATCTGGAG ATATTCCGCGTACACCGGACGGTGA
- a CDS encoding uncharacterized protein (COG:K;~EggNog:ENOG410PHIE;~InterPro:IPR036236,IPR013087;~PFAM:PF00096), which yields MEAAEPVSYEFPGHGVGAVPPRRMMNSNLNHNFPFYTSPTTSFPLPFHQPPPATYGFSHPLSSHHHHHHQHHHHHHPGYQQFFVPNQQLNAQPVRLASEPPSIQPIPDIRPAKNALNRVSREPLPKAEHNPGPQPSPTVPAPPATIVAAREKNTGSSDIEFSTEVDVLMKAIQAKGPSQPENLQSLPPLQQLTHGGSNGFHQPYISSPAANPRPPIIVEEPQSRSGKRRKYACTLPQCGKSFAQKTHLDIHMRAHTGDKPFVCKEPSCGQRFSQLGNLKTHQRRHTGEKPFSCDICQKRFAQRGNVRAHKITHQQAKPFTCLLDDCGKQFTQLGNLKSHQNKFHATTLRNLTLRFSTVIDGEHMNPQDRKLWEYFATLYKNSNKGIKGRGKDRRISPFYKSDTSSGGRRRSSADDKARRESYEDSSVYTGASSSSDEDEVEPYYIKGRG from the exons aTGGAGGCCGCAGAACCCGTCTCATATGAGTTTCCCGGCCATGGTGTCGGCGCCGTGCCCCCCCGCCGGATGATGAACTCCAACCTCAACCATAATTTTCCCTTCTATACCAGTCCAACAACCTCGTTTCCGTTACCATTTCACCAgccacccccagcaacatATGGCTTCAGCCATCCCCTAAGTagccaccatcaccatcatcatcaacatcaccaccaccatcaccccGGCTACCAGCAATTCTTCGTCCCTAATCAACAACTTAACGCGCAGCCTGTGCGCCTTGCCTCAGAACCGCCGTCAATACAGCCGATCCCGGACATTCGACCCGCCAAAAATGCCCTCAACAGAGTGTCCAGAGAGCCCTTGCCTAAGGCCGAGCATAACCCTGGACCGCAGCCGAGCCCCACGgtcccagctcctccagcaacCATCGTAGCTGCGCGGGAAAAGAACACTGGATCTAGTGATATTGAGTTCTCGACAGAGGTGGATGTTTTGATGAAAGCGATCCAGGCCAAGGGCCCCTCCCAGCCAGAAAATTTGCAGTCGCTACCACCGTTGCAGCAATTGACCCATGGAGGTAGCAACGGGTTTCACCAGCCATACATATCATCACCGGCTGCGAACCCCCGCCCCCCTATCATTGTCGAGGAACCTCAGTCTCGATCGGGGAAAAGGCGGAAGTATGCATGTACTTTGCCACAGTGTGGGAAAAGCTTCGCACAAAAGACCCATCTGGACATTCATATGAGAGCCCATACTGGGGACAAGCCTTTT GTTTGCAAAGAGCCATCATGTGGACAGCGGTTCTCCCAGCTAGGAAATCTCAAG ACTCATCAAAGGCGCCATACGGGAGAGAAACCCTTCTCCTGCGACATCTGCCAGAAACGCTTCGCCCAGCGAGGGAACGTTCGCGCACACAAAATCACCCATCAGCAAGCCAAACCATTCACATGTCTCCTAGACGACTGTGGAAAACAATTCACACAGCTTGGAAATCTTAAG TCACATCAAAATAAGTTCCATGCAACCACGCTTCGAAACCTAACCTTAAGGTTCTCCACCGTGATCGACGGCGAACACATGAATCCCCAAGACCGGAAACTATGGGAATATTTCGCaactttatataagaatagcaaCAAGGGAATCAAGGGACGTGGAAAAGATCGCAGGATCTCCCCATTCTACAAATCGGACACCTCTTCTGGTGGGCGGCGACGGTCAAGTGCTGATGACAAAGCACGGCGGGAGAGTTACGAGGACTCGTCCGTTTATACTGGAGCGTCCAGTAGtagcgatgaagacgaggtcGAGCCATACTACATTAAAGGACGCGGTTAA
- a CDS encoding putative mitochondrial folate carrier protein Flx1 (COG:C;~EggNog:ENOG410PHZI;~InterPro:IPR018108,IPR023395,IPR002067;~PFAM:PF00153;~go_process: GO:0055085 - transmembrane transport [Evidence IEA]) produces MTRKDDLSPSAVEAIAGFTAGIATTLCLHPLDLIKTRLQVDRTPSSRVGGSLRVIREIFHNEGGLAAFYRGLMPNIIGNSSSWALYFLFYGNIKDTIRGWRLRRRQHGGQQQQQRELLTSSDYFIASGSAGILTSVLTNPIWVIKTRMLATGSNSPGAYTSFTTGAIQILRSEGIPGFYRGLIPSLFGVSHGALQFMAYEKLKLYRTGVHPATESRRQLNNLDFFSISSVSKIFAGSITYPYQVLRSRLQMYNAHLAYRGLRDAIVQIWAAEGFAGFYKGLGPNLFRVLPSTWVTFLVYENTRAYLQKAI; encoded by the exons ATGACTAGGAAGGATGACTTGTCGCCATCCGCGGTGGAAGCCATAGCTGGATTCACGGCAGGCATAGCAACAACCCTCTGTCTGCACCCGCTAGATTTGATCAAGACGCGATTGCAAG TCGACCGGACCCCATCTTCTCGAGTGGGTGGCTCACTACGAGTCATTCGCGAAATTTTTCATAATGAAGGCGGACTCGCCGCATTCTACCGCGGGTTGATGCCCAATATCATCGGGAATTCCTCCAGTTGGGCGCTCTACTTCCTATTTTATGGGAATATCAAGGATACAATAAGGGGTTGGCGATTGCGCAGGAGGCAGCATGgcgggcagcagcaacagcagcgagagcTGCTCACTTCATCCGATTATTTCATCGCCTCGGGTTCTGCAG GGATTTTAACCTCCGTCCTGACCAACCCCATTTGGGTTATCAAAACCCGCATGCTAGCCACAGGCTCCAATTCACCTGGTGCATATACCTCCTTCACGACAGGCGCAATACAGATACTCCGCTCTGAAGGAATTCCAGGCTTCTATCGCGGGCTTATTCCATCGCTTTTCGGCGTTAGCCATGGCGCGTTGCAGTTCATGGCTTATGAGAAGCTAAAACTGTATCGCACAGGCGTCCACCCTGCGACTGAGAGTAGACGGCAACTCAACAATCTGGATTTCTTCTCTATCTCCAGTGTTTCGAAAATATTTGCAGGGTCAATTACGTACCCATACCAGGTGCTTCGGTCGCGACTACAGATGTATAATGCCCACCTTGCGTATCGAGGTCTCCGGGATGCCATCGTACAGATATGGGCCGCGGAGGGTTTTGCCGGGTTTTATAAGGGCCTTGGACCAAACTTGTTTCGTGTGTTGCCGAGCACCTGGGTTACTTTTTTGGTATACGAGAATACTAGGGCATATTTGCAGAAAGCAATATAG
- a CDS encoding U2 snRNP complex subunit HSH49 (COG:A;~EggNog:ENOG410PHEN;~InterPro:IPR000504,IPR035979,IPR034159,IPR034158, IPR012677;~PFAM:PF00076;~go_function: GO:0003676 - nucleic acid binding [Evidence IEA]) has protein sequence MSGARHWEQDKEATVYIGNLDERVSDSLVWELMLQAGRIVNVHLPKDRVTQSHQGYGFVEFNSEEDAEYASRIMNGIRLYGKPIRVNKASADKQKSVEIGAELFVGNLDPMVTEQVLYDTFSRFGNLVNLPKVARDDSNLSKGYGFVSFADFESSDAAIANMNGQYLMNKQVSVQYAYKKDGKGERHGDQAERMLAAQARKHNVRPPTQTLPPQFTAPATPIVPGAIPNGDVSRPMSTVPPDQGLGRTPLPPPQPVGFPPNIAPQQPLARPGPPPVSLTTPPPGLPARPPPSQAGYGGPQTFLPPGFNNPGQQPPFPSQAAPPPGFPAPNFGSPTGNSGPPPPPPLPSGFQQTGYGRGR, from the exons ATGTCAGGCGCAAGGCATTG GGAACAAGATAAAGAGGCCACTGTCTATATTGGCAATCTTGATGAGCGGGTCTCAGATAGCCTGGTATGGGAGCTCATGCTACAGGCAGGTCGCATCGTTAATGTTCACCTACCGAAAGATCGAGTCACACAGTCACACCAAGGCTATGGCTTCGTCGAGTTCAacagcgaagaggatgcGGAATACGCGTCGCGGATAATGAACGGGATTCGCCTATACGGCAAACCTATTCGCGTGAATAAGGCTTCCGCCGATAAGCAGAAGTCGGTTGAGATTGGGGCTGAGCTCTTCGTTGGGAACCTTGATCCCATGGTCACCGAGCAAGTCTTATACGACACTTTCAGCCGCTTTGGAAACTTAGTTAATCTGCCCAAG GTCGCGAGGGATGACAGCAATTTATCAAAAGGATATGGCTTTGTGTCGTTTGCCGACTTCGAATCTTCGGATGCCGCCATAGCTAACATGAATGGCCAGTATCTGATGAACAAACAGGTGTCTGTACAATACGCTTATAAGAAAGATGGAAAGGGCGAGAGGCATGGTGACCAGGCAGAGCGAATGTTAGCGGCACAGGCTCGCAAACATAACGTGCGACCACCGACTCAAACTCTCCCACCGCAATTCACAGCTCCTGCTACGCCCATCGTACCCGGCGCAATACCCAACGGTGATGTCTCACGACCAATGAGCACGGTCCCGCCAGATCAGGGCTTAGGGAGGACTCCGCTGCCTCCGCCGCAACCTGTCGGCTTCCCACCCAACATAGCTCCTCAGCAGCCACTGGCCAGACCCGGCCCGCCTCCAGTCTCGCTGACAACACCCCCTCCAGGTCTCCCAGCACGGCCTCCTCCGTCCCAGGCTGGGTACGGAGGTCCACAAACTTTTCTACCTCCAGGCTTCAATAATCCTGGTCAAcagcctcctttcccttcccaaGCTGCACCCCCTCCAGGGTTTCCGGCTCCAAACTTCGGATCACCTACAGGAAACTCCggtcctccaccaccgccaccattACCTTCTGGATTCCAACAGACAGGGTACGGTCGAGGTCGCTGA
- a CDS encoding DUF2015 domain-containing protein (BUSCO:EOG09265I7S;~COG:S;~EggNog:ENOG410PR51;~InterPro:IPR018559;~PFAM:PF09435;~TransMembrane:2 (o16-39i51-71o)), which produces MPCWKLLVGDPYSPNAYLVSELLLAFYHSFTDIIIVHHLTKRLPSNESGRMGYYFYFLALLVGICGTALYLTRSRWLPLLPVPDYIYHRLPSSFTGDLAAGLTSSEFDISNNIESGDQRAGLDARGKREVLNIMRRQRLDFDEARRVYTEQRFAKNNIGPDGRPRDPKFVSFS; this is translated from the exons ATGCCCTGTTGGAAGTTATTAGTCGGTGATCCGTACAGCCCCAACGCCTACCTAGTTTCAGAGCTGCTTCTTGCATTCTATCATTCTTTTACTGATATCATTATTGTCCATCACTTGACCAAACGGCTACCATCAAACGAAAGCGGCAGAATGGGATATTACTTTTACTTTCTTGCCTTGCTTGTTGGTATTTGCGGCACTG CCCTCTATCTCACTCGGTCTCGATGGCTACCACTTCTTCCCGTTCCTGACTATATTTATCACCGTTTACCGTCCAGTTTCACTGGTGATTTAGCGGCGGGACTCACATCATCCGAGTTCGACATTTCAAATAATATCGAGAGTGGTGATCAAAGAGCCGGCCTGGACGCCCGCGGCAAGCGCGAAGTCTTAAATATCATGAGACGTCAGAGGCTCGATTTCGACGAAGCACGCCGGGTCTATACTGAGCAGCGATTCGCTAAGAACAACATCGGTCCTGATGGCCGGCCCAGGGATCCGAAATTTGTGTCATTTTCGTGA